The following proteins are encoded in a genomic region of Deinococcus proteolyticus MRP:
- a CDS encoding ArsR/SmtB family transcription factor, whose protein sequence is MDFDKSAELFRALGDPGRLKVLALLAAPPSLACAPAAGAPAGSVCACDLTGYLGLSQPTVSHHMKLLVAAGLVTAVKRGRWTDYALAPGGLAQVQALLAELETAGTGLKELQATQPGAAEAS, encoded by the coding sequence ATGGATTTCGATAAGTCCGCCGAGCTGTTCAGGGCCTTGGGCGACCCGGGACGGCTGAAGGTATTGGCGCTGCTGGCCGCGCCCCCGTCCCTGGCCTGTGCGCCGGCGGCCGGGGCTCCAGCAGGCAGCGTGTGCGCGTGCGACCTGACCGGGTACCTGGGGCTGTCGCAGCCCACCGTCAGCCACCATATGAAACTGCTGGTGGCCGCCGGGCTGGTCACCGCTGTCAAGCGCGGCCGCTGGACCGACTACGCGCTGGCTCCCGGCGGGCTGGCGCAGGTGCAGGCGCTGCTGGCCGAGCTGGAGACGGCCGGGACCGGGCTGAAGGAACTGCAGGCAACACAGCCCGGAGCGGCTGAGGCTTCCTGA